Proteins encoded within one genomic window of Salmo trutta chromosome 11, fSalTru1.1, whole genome shotgun sequence:
- the LOC115202395 gene encoding GTPase IMAP family member 7 — protein sequence MTGENKEVRIVLVGKIGSGKSATGNAILGRKAFESKMSSISVTSTCEKKRGMVGGQHVAVIDTPGLFDTKLTQEEAVKEISQCMLFSAPGPHVFLVVLKLGGFTEEQQNILKMIQKLFGDEASKYTMVVFTHGDLLDDVTIEDFLHGNPKLESFIAKCNGGYHVFKNKDQNPSQVTELLEKIEKFVVLSYILSGVTDT from the exons ATGACTG GAGAAAATAAAGAGGTCCGGATTGTTCTGGTTGGGAAGATTGGCTCTGGGAAGAGCGCAACAGGAAACGCCATCCTGGGGAGAAAAGCGTTTGAATCCAAAATGTCCTCTATTTCTGTGACATCAACATGTGAAAAGAAAAGAGGAATGGTGGGAGGGCAACATGTAGCTGTCATCGACACACCTGGCTTGTTTGACACTAAGTTAACACAGGAGGAGGCAGTGAAAGAGATCTCACAGTGCATGCTTTTCTCCGCTCCTGGTCCCCATGTGTTCCTGGTTGTGCTCAAGCTGGGAGGATTCACTGAAGAGCAGCAGAACATTTTGAAGATGATCCAGAAGCTATTTGGTGATGAAGCATCCAAATACACCATGGTTGTCTTCACACATGGAGACCTTCTTGATGATGTAACAATTGAAGACTTCCTGCATGGAAATCCCAAACTGGAAAGTTTCATTGCCAAATGTAACGGGGGATATCATGTCTTCAAAAACAAAGATCAGAATCCCTCCCAGGTCACTGAGCTGCTTGAGAAGATAGAAAAGTTTGTTGTATTGAGTTACATTTTATCAGGAGTAACAGACACCTGA